In one Streptomyces sp. R33 genomic region, the following are encoded:
- the mobF gene encoding MobF family relaxase → MVTGVDFVFRPQPTIYLLWALGDEETRRVIEAAHERAIVRVLEWIEDEVAVIRYGKDGIYRVRPPGGLVAARFRHYEARSGMPLLHDHLLLSVKGQRLDGKWGSIHTTALHEATVCASALYNELVAAEVCEALGLATEPRIVTPGRRPVMEIAGVPHELIRWTSRRSDQIAACLEELEHEYVTAVDDDGELKFLPVVSERARAKLNAMAARKTRPPKQKTLPLAQLRAWWKASAILTSGVAADVPRVPGIADEAHRPVDCAGRLRRRSGRRGACRGWWSGWVCGGTGRS, encoded by the coding sequence ATGGTCACCGGCGTCGACTTCGTGTTCCGGCCGCAGCCGACGATCTACCTCCTGTGGGCGCTGGGGGATGAGGAGACCCGCAGGGTGATCGAGGCCGCGCACGAGCGGGCGATCGTACGGGTGCTGGAGTGGATCGAGGACGAGGTCGCGGTGATCCGGTACGGCAAGGACGGCATCTACCGGGTGAGGCCGCCCGGCGGTCTGGTCGCCGCGCGCTTCCGCCACTACGAGGCACGCTCCGGGATGCCGCTGCTCCATGACCATCTGCTGCTGTCGGTGAAGGGACAGCGCCTGGACGGGAAGTGGGGCTCGATCCACACCACGGCCCTGCACGAGGCCACCGTGTGCGCCTCCGCGCTCTACAACGAGCTCGTTGCTGCAGAGGTCTGCGAGGCGCTCGGGCTGGCGACCGAGCCGCGCATCGTCACCCCGGGGCGCCGGCCTGTGATGGAGATTGCCGGGGTGCCGCACGAGCTGATCCGCTGGACCTCCCGGCGCAGCGACCAGATCGCCGCCTGCCTGGAAGAGCTGGAGCACGAGTACGTCACCGCCGTCGACGACGACGGCGAGCTGAAGTTCCTGCCCGTGGTCTCCGAGCGGGCCCGCGCCAAGCTGAACGCCATGGCCGCCCGCAAGACCCGCCCGCCCAAGCAGAAGACCCTGCCGCTCGCGCAGTTGCGCGCTTGGTGGAAGGCGAGCGCGATCCTCACCTCCGGGGTGGCCGCCGACGTCCCGCGCGTCCCCGGTATCGCAGACGAGGCACACCGCCCCGTCGACTGCGCCGGGCGCCTCAGGAGGCGGTCTGGGCGGCGAGGGGCTTGTCGGGGGTGGTGGTCGGGGTGGGTCTGCGGAGGGACTGGTCGGAGTTGA
- a CDS encoding AfsR/SARP family transcriptional regulator: MHIKGVDVTPTATKQAKLLALLALHRGRLVSLTECTEELWAGQAPRSASAAIHTYIGKLRALATTGAPATDPRVVIVTRPGGYQLNPELTQVDSDEFERLAERGHRAVAAGDDAAAATRFRQALALWRGPALADLATGPLLTIRARELEERRRAVLDRCINAELRLGRHYELLGELFTHAAGDPTHEQMHAHLMLALYRAGRRVEALEIYRDLRNELSGRFGLEPSPHIHALYRAVLNSDQSLRRPTPTTTPDKPLAAQTAS, from the coding sequence GTGCATATCAAGGGAGTCGATGTCACCCCGACGGCAACGAAACAGGCCAAACTGCTCGCCCTGCTGGCCCTCCACCGCGGCCGCCTGGTGTCCCTCACGGAATGTACCGAGGAACTCTGGGCCGGGCAGGCTCCGCGCAGCGCGAGCGCAGCCATCCACACCTACATAGGCAAACTTCGCGCACTCGCCACGACAGGCGCGCCCGCCACCGACCCAAGAGTCGTGATCGTCACACGGCCCGGCGGCTACCAGCTCAACCCGGAACTCACCCAGGTCGACTCCGACGAGTTCGAGCGCCTGGCCGAGCGCGGCCACCGCGCGGTCGCAGCCGGCGACGACGCCGCGGCCGCAACCCGGTTCCGCCAGGCCCTCGCCCTGTGGCGCGGCCCGGCCCTCGCCGACCTGGCGACCGGACCGCTGCTGACCATCCGCGCGAGGGAACTGGAAGAGCGCCGCCGGGCCGTACTCGACCGCTGCATCAACGCCGAACTCCGACTGGGACGGCACTACGAACTCCTGGGCGAACTGTTCACCCACGCGGCTGGAGACCCCACCCACGAGCAGATGCACGCCCACCTCATGCTGGCCCTCTACCGCGCCGGGCGCCGCGTGGAAGCCCTGGAGATCTACCGCGACCTGCGCAACGAGCTCTCGGGCCGCTTCGGCCTCGAACCCTCTCCCCACATCCACGCCCTCTACCGGGCGGTCCTCAACTCCGACCAGTCCCTCCGCAGACCCACCCCGACCACCACCCCCGACAAGCCCCTCGCCGCCCAGACCGCCTCCTGA